A DNA window from Novosphingobium sp. RL4 contains the following coding sequences:
- a CDS encoding NYN domain-containing protein translates to MPEPKPRIGRNIALLIDADNASPANLDAALTILGDLGTVNVRRIYGNWSKPALKGWSRLVHRHALEPQQQFDLTKGKNATDMKMTIDAMDLLYGGHVDGFGLMTSDSDFMPLAIRIRQNGTPVYGFGTARTPEAFREACTRFIDLDAMPDEDAVEPASEAAKPAIDDELVKLLGEAWKASKRDEMGFASLSEVGQRVANRSSFDARSYGFSRLSELVQTLPNFATERRESGLFVKRTR, encoded by the coding sequence GTGCCCGAACCCAAGCCCCGCATCGGCCGCAACATCGCGCTGCTGATCGATGCCGACAATGCCTCTCCCGCCAATCTCGATGCGGCGCTGACGATCCTGGGCGATCTCGGCACGGTCAACGTGCGGCGCATCTACGGCAACTGGAGCAAGCCCGCGCTCAAGGGCTGGTCCCGGCTCGTGCATCGCCACGCGCTGGAGCCGCAGCAGCAGTTCGACCTGACCAAGGGCAAGAACGCCACAGACATGAAGATGACGATCGACGCGATGGACCTCCTATACGGAGGCCATGTCGACGGTTTCGGACTGATGACGAGCGACAGCGACTTCATGCCGCTCGCCATCCGCATCCGTCAGAACGGCACGCCGGTCTATGGCTTCGGCACCGCCCGCACGCCCGAGGCGTTTCGCGAGGCCTGCACGCGGTTCATCGATCTCGACGCCATGCCGGACGAGGACGCGGTCGAACCGGCGAGCGAAGCGGCAAAGCCCGCCATCGACGACGAACTGGTGAAGCTGCTGGGGGAGGCGTGGAAGGCCAGCAAGCGGGACGAAATGGGGTTTGCGAGCCTGTCCGAAGTGGGGCAGCGCGTGGCGAACCGCTCCAGCTTCGATGCCCGCAGCTATGGTTTCTCGCGCTTGTCGGAACTGGTGCAGACACTGCCCAATTTCGCGACCGAGCGGCGGGAAAGCGGGCTGTTCGTCAAGCGGACGCGCTAG
- a CDS encoding glycerophosphodiester phosphodiesterase family protein, whose translation MKIILLAAAALSLAATAAHAAPTHRSTGEIMAQIRDPHGRLIVVAHRGCHEPAPLHGFGAAPENSVQALEKCAAMGVDMMETDVLESKDGYLVIMHDETVDRTTTGTGKVADLTLAQIKSLRLRQDEGGSDAAATDQFVLTLDEMLALAKDRITLNLDVKDAIYPQVIAAVRKAGAQNRVTLKTRVGVGSQPLAPMAPYDEVPFLVIPKDGDDSGKSIPDMIAAQMSGKIKPVGIELPYRLPREALPAIVKRAQSLGVRLWVNMLDGNFVLGAGSDRDALRAPDAVWGSLVREGVSMLLTDEPEAMLAMRDASGRR comes from the coding sequence ATGAAGATCATTCTTCTTGCCGCGGCCGCGCTGTCGCTGGCCGCTACGGCTGCACATGCCGCACCCACCCATCGTTCCACCGGCGAGATCATGGCCCAGATCCGCGATCCGCATGGCCGGCTCATCGTGGTCGCCCATCGCGGCTGCCACGAACCGGCGCCTCTTCACGGCTTCGGCGCGGCGCCTGAAAATTCGGTGCAGGCTCTCGAAAAGTGCGCGGCGATGGGCGTCGATATGATGGAAACCGACGTGCTCGAGAGCAAGGACGGCTACCTGGTCATCATGCATGACGAGACTGTGGACCGCACGACCACCGGCACCGGCAAGGTCGCCGATCTCACCCTGGCACAGATCAAGAGCCTGCGACTGCGCCAGGACGAGGGCGGCAGCGATGCCGCGGCAACCGACCAGTTCGTGCTCACGCTGGATGAGATGCTGGCGCTCGCCAAGGATCGCATCACGCTCAACCTGGACGTCAAGGACGCCATCTACCCGCAAGTGATCGCCGCCGTGCGCAAGGCGGGCGCCCAGAACCGCGTGACGCTGAAGACGCGGGTCGGCGTGGGCTCGCAACCGCTGGCCCCGATGGCGCCTTATGATGAGGTGCCTTTCCTTGTCATCCCAAAGGACGGCGACGACAGCGGCAAGAGCATTCCCGACATGATCGCCGCGCAAATGTCCGGCAAAATCAAACCCGTCGGCATCGAGCTTCCCTACCGCCTCCCGCGCGAGGCGCTGCCAGCCATTGTCAAGCGCGCGCAATCGCTGGGCGTTCGCCTGTGGGTGAACATGCTCGACGGCAATTTCGTCCTTGGTGCTGGGAGCGACAGGGATGCCTTGCGCGCGCCGGATGCCGTATGGGGCAGTCTGGTGCGCGAAGGTGTTTCCATGCTGCTGACCGACGAGCCCGAAGCGATGCTGGCGATGCGTGACGCAAGCGGTCGGCGGTAA
- the gshB gene encoding glutathione synthase, with protein MTLRIAVQMDPLESIKIAGDSSFALMLSAQARGHELFHYDVRTLAYDASSGAAGRLTCWGAPVTVQRVEGAHFTRGEYRLIDLVADIDVVLMRQDPPFDLGYITATHLLERLAGQTLVVNDPASVRNAPEKVFVLDYARFMPPTFIARRIEDVRLFQQRNVEAGFGGDLVIKPLHGNGGKAVFRVPADGSNLGALIEMFENAWVEPFMVQPFLPDVAEGDKRIVLVDGVFAGAINRKPGAGEFRSNLAVGGSAEATGLTSAEEEICAALAPELKARGLVFVGIDVIGGKWLTEINVTSPTGIVAIDRFNGTDTGAMIWDAIEVRHAAM; from the coding sequence ATGACCTTACGCATCGCCGTTCAGATGGACCCGCTGGAATCGATCAAGATCGCGGGTGATTCCTCGTTCGCGCTCATGCTCTCGGCGCAGGCGCGCGGGCACGAACTGTTCCATTATGACGTTCGCACGCTCGCCTATGACGCGTCCTCTGGCGCGGCCGGACGCCTCACCTGCTGGGGTGCCCCGGTTACGGTTCAGCGCGTGGAAGGCGCGCACTTCACGCGCGGCGAGTATCGCCTGATCGACCTCGTGGCCGATATCGACGTGGTGCTGATGCGGCAGGACCCGCCTTTCGACCTCGGCTACATCACCGCCACGCACCTGCTTGAGCGGCTGGCCGGGCAGACGCTGGTGGTCAACGATCCGGCTTCGGTCCGCAATGCGCCCGAAAAGGTCTTCGTGCTGGACTATGCGCGCTTCATGCCGCCCACCTTCATCGCCCGCCGCATCGAGGACGTGCGCCTGTTCCAGCAGCGCAACGTCGAAGCCGGTTTCGGCGGCGACCTCGTCATCAAGCCGCTGCACGGCAACGGCGGCAAGGCAGTGTTCCGCGTGCCCGCCGACGGCAGCAACCTGGGCGCGCTGATCGAGATGTTCGAGAACGCCTGGGTAGAACCGTTCATGGTCCAGCCCTTCCTCCCCGACGTTGCCGAGGGCGACAAGCGCATCGTCCTGGTGGACGGCGTGTTCGCAGGCGCCATCAACCGCAAGCCCGGTGCCGGCGAATTCCGCTCCAACCTCGCGGTGGGCGGCTCGGCCGAGGCCACCGGCCTCACTTCGGCGGAAGAGGAAATCTGTGCGGCGCTTGCCCCGGAACTCAAGGCGCGGGGGCTGGTTTTCGTCGGTATCGACGTGATTGGCGGAAAATGGCTGACCGAAATCAATGTGACTTCCCCCACCGGCATCGTCGCGATCGACCGGTTCAATGGAACCGACACCGGCGCCATGATCTGGGACGCCATCGAGGTCCGCCACGCCGCGATGTAG
- the parE gene encoding DNA topoisomerase IV subunit B, translating into MSDDLFDKLPSAGGESYDGSAIEVLEGLEPVRRRPGMYIGGTDERALHHLAAEVLDNAMDEAVAGHANRIEVTLDEGNRLTITDNGRGIPVDEHPKFPGKSALEVILSTLHSGGKFSGKAYATSGGLHGVGISVVNALSSLTRVEVARNKELFAQEFSRGVTLGPLQKVGAAPNRRGTAVSFTPDTEIFGDQQFKPARLFKLVRSKAYLFAGVEIRWKCAPSLASEDVPAESTFQFPGGLADHLAEQIGTRECVTTQFFSGRQDFQRGDDGSEQGRVEWAIAWPLYSDGSYSWYCNTIPTPDGGTHEQGLRAALTKGIRAFADLVGQAKKAKDITPDDVVTGSEVMLSVFIRDPQFQSQTKDRLTSPEAARLVEAAVRDHFDHFLTDNLDRGKALLGAVMERMDDRLRRKAEREVKRKTATNARKLRLPGKLTDCSGEGPGETELFIVEGDSAGGSAKQARNRKTQAILPIRGKILNVASATADKIRGNSEIADLGLALGCGTRKDCNADNLRYDRVIIMTDADVDGAHIATLLMTFFFQEMPDIVKRGHLYLAQPPLYRLTAGSTSAYARDDAHRAELEATVFKNKKVEVGRFKGLGEMNPQQLRETTMAPESRSLIRITLPPEYEGRAAVKDLVDRLMGRNPEHRFMFIQNRAGEIDPELIDA; encoded by the coding sequence ATGTCCGATGACCTGTTCGACAAGCTCCCGTCTGCGGGCGGGGAATCCTACGATGGTTCCGCGATCGAAGTGCTGGAGGGGCTCGAGCCCGTCCGCCGTCGTCCCGGCATGTACATCGGCGGCACCGACGAGCGCGCGCTGCACCATCTCGCCGCCGAAGTGCTGGACAACGCGATGGACGAGGCCGTGGCCGGCCACGCCAACCGCATCGAAGTCACGCTGGACGAAGGCAACCGGCTGACCATCACCGACAACGGTCGCGGTATCCCGGTTGACGAACACCCCAAGTTTCCCGGCAAGTCGGCGCTGGAGGTCATCCTCTCGACGCTGCACTCGGGCGGCAAGTTCTCCGGCAAGGCCTATGCCACTTCGGGCGGCCTGCACGGCGTCGGCATCTCGGTGGTCAACGCCCTGTCCAGCCTTACCCGCGTCGAAGTGGCCCGCAACAAGGAACTCTTCGCGCAGGAATTTTCGCGCGGGGTCACGCTCGGGCCGCTCCAGAAAGTCGGCGCGGCGCCCAACCGGCGCGGCACGGCGGTCAGCTTCACGCCCGATACCGAGATTTTCGGAGACCAGCAGTTCAAGCCCGCGCGCCTGTTCAAGCTGGTGCGTTCGAAGGCCTATCTTTTCGCGGGCGTCGAAATCCGCTGGAAATGCGCGCCCTCGCTCGCTTCCGAGGATGTTCCCGCCGAATCGACCTTCCAGTTCCCCGGCGGCCTTGCCGATCATCTGGCGGAGCAGATCGGCACCCGTGAATGCGTGACCACGCAGTTCTTCTCCGGGCGCCAGGATTTCCAGCGCGGCGATGACGGTTCCGAACAGGGCCGCGTCGAATGGGCGATCGCCTGGCCGCTCTATTCCGACGGTTCCTATTCCTGGTACTGCAACACCATCCCCACCCCGGACGGCGGCACGCACGAACAGGGCCTTCGCGCCGCGCTGACCAAGGGCATCCGCGCTTTCGCGGACCTGGTGGGGCAGGCCAAGAAGGCCAAGGACATCACCCCGGATGACGTGGTGACCGGCAGCGAAGTCATGCTCTCGGTCTTCATCCGCGATCCCCAGTTCCAGAGCCAGACCAAGGACCGCCTCACCAGCCCCGAGGCCGCCCGCCTCGTGGAAGCGGCGGTGCGCGACCATTTCGACCACTTCCTCACGGACAACCTCGATCGCGGCAAGGCGCTGCTCGGCGCGGTGATGGAACGCATGGACGATCGCCTGCGCCGCAAGGCCGAGCGGGAGGTCAAGCGCAAGACCGCCACCAATGCCCGCAAGCTGCGTCTTCCCGGCAAGTTGACGGACTGTTCGGGCGAGGGGCCGGGCGAGACCGAACTGTTCATCGTCGAAGGCGATTCGGCAGGCGGATCGGCCAAGCAGGCGCGCAACCGCAAGACCCAGGCCATCCTGCCGATCCGGGGCAAGATCCTCAACGTGGCCTCGGCCACGGCGGACAAGATCCGCGGGAACTCGGAAATCGCCGACCTCGGCCTCGCGCTCGGCTGCGGCACCCGCAAGGACTGCAACGCCGACAACCTGCGCTACGACCGCGTCATCATCATGACCGACGCCGACGTGGACGGTGCGCATATCGCCACGCTGCTGATGACCTTCTTCTTCCAGGAGATGCCGGACATCGTGAAGCGCGGGCACCTCTACCTCGCGCAGCCGCCGCTTTACCGCCTCACCGCAGGCTCGACTTCGGCCTATGCCCGTGACGACGCACACCGCGCCGAACTGGAAGCAACGGTGTTCAAGAACAAGAAGGTCGAAGTGGGCCGGTTCAAGGGTCTGGGCGAAATGAACCCGCAGCAGCTTCGTGAAACGACGATGGCGCCGGAAAGCCGCTCGCTCATCCGCATCACCCTGCCGCCGGAATACGAGGGCCGCGCGGCGGTGAAGGACCTTGTGGACCGCCTGATGGGCCGCAATCCCGAACATCGCTTCATGTTCATCCAGAACCGCGCCGGTGAGATCGACCCGGAGCTGATCGATGCGTAA
- a CDS encoding DedA family protein gives MNEWVISLVEGGGYWGILFLMALENIVPPIPSELIMGLAGIAIAHGRMDFLPVLLAGTAGATLGNYVLFLAADRLGYERLRPLIDRWGRWLTLEWGDVEKAGHFFRRHGHWVVFVMRFMPMFRTMVSVPAGLAHMRHLPFLLYTAAGAAIWNTILLMAGRWLGHTFAEAETWIGWGTLAFALGTVAWYLWRVISWKPSN, from the coding sequence ATGAATGAATGGGTGATCTCCCTCGTCGAGGGCGGCGGCTATTGGGGCATCCTGTTCCTCATGGCGCTGGAGAACATCGTGCCGCCGATCCCCTCGGAGCTTATCATGGGCCTCGCCGGGATCGCCATCGCGCATGGCCGCATGGATTTCCTGCCGGTCCTGCTCGCGGGAACGGCAGGCGCCACGCTCGGCAACTACGTGCTGTTCCTCGCCGCCGACCGCCTCGGCTACGAGCGTCTCCGACCGCTGATAGATCGCTGGGGCCGCTGGCTGACGCTGGAATGGGGCGACGTGGAGAAAGCCGGGCATTTCTTCCGCAGGCACGGCCACTGGGTGGTGTTCGTCATGCGCTTCATGCCCATGTTCCGCACCATGGTCTCGGTTCCGGCCGGGCTCGCCCACATGCGGCACCTGCCCTTCCTGCTTTACACCGCGGCCGGCGCGGCGATCTGGAACACGATCCTGCTGATGGCGGGCCGGTGGCTGGGCCATACTTTCGCCGAGGCCGAAACCTGGATCGGATGGGGCACGCTCGCCTTCGCGCTGGGCACCGTGGCCTGGTATCTCTGGCGCGTGATCTCGTGGAAGCCGTCGAACTGA
- a CDS encoding glycosyltransferase family 87 protein yields the protein MGADFLKRMDWLGAARVTGYLRLFAVLAAVMLAWLVGTSHGGVDANGYLLGSDFISFWTTGHMLFAHGDPYDGAAHIAAQRTYFSAEGAYTAFYYPPSFLPFCWPLGGLPYFPALGAWLLMTGALYLGAVRCWWERAATGVPLWLLFAAFPAVPIVVTHGQTAFLVCGLLGLGAWLVPTRPWIAGALFGLATIKPQFGLLLPLVLVATGQWRVIASACITAAALALLSAWAFGAQAWIGWLGASERAQAAMAHGQIGYGKMMSPFAGMRLIGTSMGLSYAVQGLVTLAVAGLVLWACLRKGRAGAWTPGLAALMLAGAPLATPYVLDYDMVLLAFPMLWLVGEGLRSGFAPYEKLALVLAFAAPALARPLALGFDIPVMPLVLVLFFGVVWRRATSEASGHSRAIP from the coding sequence ATGGGGGCTGATTTCCTGAAACGGATGGACTGGCTGGGCGCCGCGCGCGTCACCGGATACCTGCGACTCTTCGCGGTGCTTGCCGCCGTCATGCTGGCCTGGCTGGTGGGAACCTCGCACGGGGGGGTAGATGCCAACGGCTATCTGCTCGGCAGCGACTTCATCAGTTTCTGGACGACGGGCCACATGCTCTTCGCCCATGGCGACCCATACGACGGGGCCGCGCATATCGCGGCGCAGCGCACCTATTTCTCGGCGGAAGGCGCCTATACCGCATTCTATTACCCGCCTTCGTTTCTGCCGTTCTGCTGGCCGCTTGGCGGGCTGCCCTATTTTCCGGCGCTCGGGGCATGGTTGCTGATGACGGGCGCGTTGTACCTCGGCGCGGTGCGGTGCTGGTGGGAACGGGCGGCGACCGGGGTGCCGCTGTGGCTCCTGTTCGCGGCCTTCCCCGCAGTGCCGATCGTCGTGACACATGGGCAGACGGCATTCCTTGTTTGCGGCCTGCTTGGGCTGGGCGCCTGGCTGGTGCCGACCCGGCCCTGGATCGCGGGCGCCTTGTTCGGGCTGGCGACGATCAAGCCGCAGTTCGGGCTGCTGCTCCCCCTTGTGCTGGTGGCGACGGGGCAATGGCGGGTCATCGCCTCGGCCTGCATCACGGCCGCGGCGCTGGCCTTGCTATCCGCATGGGCATTCGGCGCGCAGGCCTGGATCGGCTGGCTGGGGGCGAGCGAGCGGGCGCAGGCGGCGATGGCCCATGGGCAGATCGGCTACGGCAAGATGATGAGCCCGTTTGCGGGAATGCGCCTCATCGGCACCTCGATGGGCCTGAGCTATGCCGTGCAGGGGCTGGTGACGCTGGCGGTGGCCGGGCTGGTGCTGTGGGCCTGCCTGCGCAAGGGACGGGCAGGGGCCTGGACGCCGGGGCTGGCCGCGCTGATGCTGGCCGGCGCCCCCCTGGCGACGCCCTATGTGCTGGACTATGACATGGTGCTGCTGGCCTTCCCGATGCTCTGGCTGGTGGGCGAGGGGCTGCGCAGCGGCTTTGCGCCTTACGAGAAGCTGGCGCTCGTGCTCGCCTTTGCCGCGCCCGCGCTGGCGCGCCCGCTGGCGCTTGGCTTCGATATCCCGGTCATGCCTCTGGTCCTCGTGCTGTTCTTCGGGGTAGTCTGGCGGAGGGCAACCTCGGAAGCTTCCGGGCATTCCAGGGCAATACCCTGA
- a CDS encoding YraN family protein codes for MRLTGWSIRARRVKTGRGEVDIVARRGRTLCFVEVKWRARRADLDHAIDHHRLRRVAAAAEAVAHRYRKPGDSLRVDVLLMAPGCWPRRIANAWQPDL; via the coding sequence TTGCGGCTCACCGGCTGGAGCATCCGCGCCCGGCGGGTCAAGACCGGTCGCGGCGAGGTCGATATCGTCGCCCGGCGCGGCCGCACGCTGTGCTTCGTCGAGGTGAAGTGGCGCGCGCGCCGCGCCGATCTCGACCATGCGATAGATCATCACCGCCTGCGCCGCGTGGCGGCCGCCGCCGAGGCCGTCGCCCACCGGTACCGGAAGCCGGGCGACAGCCTGAGGGTGGACGTCCTGCTGATGGCGCCCGGCTGCTGGCCGCGCCGGATCGCCAATGCCTGGCAGCCGGACCTGTAG
- a CDS encoding Rap1a/Tai family immunity protein, whose amino-acid sequence MMSRKLACLALILPLGFVPGAANASFYTGAQLYESCTAQRGSNSYVEKTYECIAYITGAVDAFNTAHKSKSCIPAGVTISQLREATVGYLHDNPKVHSESGSDVVFAATRSAWPCAGAATKPAGKTGKTRKK is encoded by the coding sequence ATGATGTCCCGGAAGCTGGCCTGCCTTGCCCTGATCCTGCCGCTGGGGTTCGTGCCCGGCGCCGCCAATGCCAGTTTCTATACCGGCGCCCAGCTCTACGAGAGCTGCACCGCCCAGCGCGGCAGCAACAGCTACGTCGAGAAGACCTACGAATGCATCGCCTACATCACCGGCGCGGTGGATGCCTTCAATACCGCGCACAAGTCCAAGAGCTGCATTCCGGCAGGGGTGACGATCAGCCAGCTCCGGGAAGCCACGGTCGGCTACCTGCACGACAATCCCAAGGTTCACAGCGAATCCGGCTCCGACGTGGTCTTTGCCGCCACGCGTAGCGCCTGGCCCTGCGCCGGGGCCGCAACGAAACCCGCGGGCAAGACGGGCAAGACCAGGAAGAAATAG